From the genome of Brevundimonas sp. NIBR11:
AAATCGGTCCGCGAATACCTGGCCTTCGCCCCGGACAATCCGTCGTCGATCCGCGCCTGCATCACCGCGGCCCGCACCAACGCCCGCTCGGTCCGCACCGCCCTGACGATCGAGCTGTGGGAAGCCATCAACGGAGCCTGGAACGGGCTGAACGAATTCGGCGAACCGACCAAGCGCGACGACTTCGTGCGCTTCCTCGAATGGGTGAAGAACGTCAGCCTCGCGGTCGAGGGCGCGTCGTCGCGGACGATGCTCAGGAACGACGCCTACTGGTTCCTGCGCCTCGGCATGGCGATCGAGCGGGCGGACAACACCGCCCGCCTGCTGGACGTGAAATACCATCTGCTGCTGCCGGCCGGAGAACGGGTCGGCGGCCAACTCGACTATTTCCAGTGGACGACCCTGCTGCGCGAGGTCTCGGCCCTGACCGCCTATCGTTGGGTCTATCGGGAATCTGTGCGTCCCTGGCTGGTCGCCGACCTGATGGTTCTGAACCGCCAGATGCCGCGGTCGCTGGCCAGCTGTCAGGGGATGATCGTGTCCTACCTCGACCGGCTCGCCACCGACTACGGCCGCCGCGGCCCGGCCCAGCGTCTGGCCTCGGCGCGCCTGACGCGGTTCAACGAGACCAATATCGAGGAGATCTTCCAGTCGGGCCTGCACGAATACATCTTGGCCTTCCTGAGCGAGAACAACGCCCTGGCGACCGCCATCCACGATCAGTACCTGGTCTGACATGCGTATCCGGATCGATCACGAAACCCGCTACGCCTACGACCGCGCCGCCCGGTTCATCGTCCAGGTGCTGCGCCTGACGCCGCGCTCGACCGAGGGCCAGCAGGTCCGCGACTGGCGCATCGAGACCGACGTGGACGCCCATCTGCGCCGCTCGGAAGACGCCTTCGGCAATATCGTCCACACCCTCTACACCGAGCGCCCGACCAACGGTCTGATGGTCCGGGTGACCGGAGAGATCGCCACGGTGAACACCGGCGGCGTGCTGCGAGGCAACCCCGAGCGGCTGTCGCCCCTGGTCTTCCTGCGCGACACCCCCCTGACCCATGCCGACGCCGCCCTTCGCGCCCTGGCCGCCGAGGTCGGGGAGGGGGGCGACACGCTCAGCCGTCTGCACCGGCTGATGTCGCTGATCCACGGGCAGGTCGCCTTCATGGTCGGGTCCACGACCGCCGACCACACCGCCGCCGACGCCTACGCGCAACGGAAAGGCGTCTGTCAGGACCACGCCCAGATCTTCATCGCCGCCGCGCGCCGCATGGGCGTCCCGGCCCGCTACATCTCCGGCCACCTGCATCGTCGCGACGGTGTCGAGCATCAGGAGGCCGCCCACGCCTGGGCCGAGGCCTATGTCGAAGACCTGGGCTGGGTCGGCTTCGATCCGGCCAACGGCATCTGCCCGACCGAACACTATGTCCGCGTCGCCTCGGGCCTCGATGCGCTGGGCGCCTCGCCCATTCGCGGCTCCACCTACGGCGGCGGGCGCGAGACGATGACGGTGGCTCTGCGTGTGCGTCAGATGCAACAGACACAGCAACAACAGCAGTCGCAAAGTCGGTCGTGAACGTCGTTCACCTCGCCTTCAGGGTCGAATCTGTTAGCCTGACGTCTTCTCTTTGGTGGGGGATCGGCTCGGGGGTCGATCTATCGCTATGACTTACTGCGTCGGCATGTTGGTGAACGAGGGTCTGGCGATGATCGCCGACACCCGCACGAACGCCGGTGTGGACAACATCTCCTCCTACAAGAAGCTGCACGTCACCGAGGTCACCGGCGACCGCGTCATCTCCATCGCCACGGCCGGCAATCTGTCGGTGACCCAGACCGCCCTGGCCATGCTGGCCGAGGGGGTGGTGATGCCCGGCCATGACGAGCCCGAGACCCTGCTGACGGCGCCGAGCCTGTTCCGCGCCGCCCAGCTGGCCGGCTACTGCCTGAACCAGGTCCGTCAGGACCTCCAGCCGACGGTCCAGGCCGACGCCCTGAAGATCACCGCCTCCATGCTGCTGGGCGGCCAGATCAAGGGCGGCAAGATGGGCCTCTACCTGATCTACGCCCAAGGCAATTTCATCGAGTGCGGCGCAGACACCCCCTACCTCCAGATCGGCGAGCTGAAATACGGCAAGCCCATCCTGGACCGGGCGCTGCGTCCCAACACCCCGATGTCGGATGCGGTCAAGCTGGGGCTGATCAGTTTTGATTCGACCATCCGCTCGAACATCGCGGTCGGTCCGCCGTTCGACATGATCGTCGTGCCGCGTGACGCCCTGCACGGCGAGCAGCGCCGCATCGAGGCGGACGATCCCTATTTCAAGGACCTCGGCCGCCGCTGGTCCGAAGCCCTTGCCAAGGCGCATCGCGCCATGCCGCCTCCGCCCTGGATGGAAGACGCGCCTATGGCGACGCGGCCGAGCATCGCGGCGGTGGGATAAAGATATCCCCTCCCTCTCCCTCTGGGGAAGGGTGTCGCGGAGCGACCGTGTGGGGACGACCAGGCGACCAGACGACGATCTGTGGGGCTTTGCCTCGCCGCCCCCACCCGACCTCGCCTCCGGCTCAGCCGCCCTCCGCCAAAAGGGGAGGGCGTGCACCGCCCCGAACCGCACCTTCACAATAATTGTTGCGACTGCTTCGCAATTGCCTTGCAGGGCGCGCCGAACTGTTTATTGCGACCGCATCGCAGTTTCAGCAGCGGATCGCCAGAGTGTCCTCTTCCAACGCCCAAGTCCTCCGCGTCCTTCTCGGCGCCTCCACCGCCGCAGGCATGCTTTGCGCCGCGCCGGCCTTCGCCTCGGAACCGGAGGCCGTCGCGACCGCCGATCCGGTGCAGGAGACCCAGGCGACCTCGACCCTGGAGACGGTCGACGTCGACGGCCGCCGCGTCCGCCGCGAGCCCGCCTCGCCCCGGTTCACCTCCGACGTCGTCGACACGCCGCGCGCTGTCACAGTGATTCCCAAGCAGATCATCGAACAGACCGGCGCCACTTCGCTGCAGGACCTGCTACGCACCTCCCCCGGCATCACCTTCGGGGCCGGGGAAGGCGGCCAGCCGCTGGCCGACCGTCCCTTCATCCGGGGCCAGGCTTCGGCCAACAACGTCTTCCTCGACGGCATCCGCGACACCGGCGGCCAGCAACGGGAAGTCTTCGCCCTGGAGCAGGTCGAGGTCATCAAGGGTCCGGACTCGGTCTATTCCGGTCGGGGCTCCGGCGGCGGCGCCATCAACCTGTCGACCAAGTCACCGCGCCTCGAGCGCTTCACCACTGTCTCGCTGGGCGGCGGTACGGACGGCTATCTGCGCGGCACGGTCGACTGGAACGCCCCGCTCTCGGACACGGCCGCGCTGCGGATCAACCTGATGGCCGCCGAGGGCGACGTCCCCGGTCGTGACGCGGTCGACTACGACAAATGGGGCGTGCTGGTCTCGACCGGCATCGGTCTGGGCACGGACACCAGCCTCACGGCCAGCTACTACCACCTGACCTCGAACCAGATGCCTGACTACGGCATACCGCTTTTCACCAAGATCGGGGTCCGCACGACCGATAGCGGCATCCTCGACGTGCCATACGACAGTTTCTACGGACTGACCGCCCGCGACTATCTGGTGGGCGAGACCGACGCCTTCACCCTCGATTTCCGCAAACGACTGTCCGACGCGATCACGATCCGCAACGTCAGCCGCTATTCCGAGAGCCTGAACGACTATGTGGTCACCAATCCGGGCGATGGGGGCAACACCACTTCGGCGCCCCCGGGCGTGGCCTTGGTCAACGGCGTCTACTGGATGAAGCGTGGCCTCAAGTCGCGCTGGAACCCGACCAAGACCCTGTCGAACGTCACTGACATCTTCGGCACGGCGGATTGGGGCGGCGTCACCCATTCCTATGATCTCGGTCTGGAGCTTAGCCGCGAGCGCAACAACAATGCGTCCTGGACCGTCACCACCCTGTCGGGCTCGGCCTGCCCGGCGCCCCTGACCGGGTTCGACTGCACTCCGCTCTACGATCCGAACCCGTCCGATCCGTGGACCGGGACGATCGTGAAGGGTGTCGTCTCCACCAACCTCGCCGAGACCACCGGCCTCTACGCCTTCGACTCGATCGCGATCGGAGAGCGTTGGATCGTCAATCTGGGCGTCCGCTACGACGACTATTCGGTCGAGGGTACGGACGTGACCGGGACGGTCGCGGCGCCGGTGGCGACCTCGCGAAACGGCCAATGGGACTTCGTCAACTACCAGCTCGGCGTCGTCTACAAGCCCAGCCGCAATGCCTCGATCTACGCCTCCTGGTCGACCTCCTCGACGCCGCCGACCATAGCGGCGGGCGACCAGAACGCGGGCAACGGCCAGGGGACGGGCAACCTGGTCAACGTCCTGCTCGAGCCGGAAGACACCACCAGCTACGAAATCGGCGGCAAGCTCAGCCTGTTCCGCCAGCAGCTTCTGCTCTCGGCGGCGGCCTTCAGGCTCACCCGCGAGAACGCCCAGGTGCAGATTTCGACCGGCGTCTACGCCCAGGTCGGCGAGGTCGAGGTTCAGGGCGTCGAACTCGGCGTGTCGGGCAACGTCACCCCGCGGTGGCAGGTGTTCGGCGGCTACACCTATATGGACTCAGAACTTGTGCGCGGCGCCTTCAACGGCATCAACACGGGCGATCCGCTGGCCAATACGCCGGAGCATGCCTTCAGCCTGTTCTCGACCTACACCATCACCGATCGCTTCTCGGCGGGCGGCGGCGTCTACTATGTGTCGAAGAGCTTCGGCGGCAACCAGGGCGGCGCGGGCGGCGGCGCGAACCGCATCTACGCGCCGGAATACACGCGCGTGGACCTGTTCGCGTCGTATGACCTCAACGACCGCGCCAGCCTGCAACTGAACGTGCAGAACGCGGGCGACGAAGCCTATATCATCCGCACCAACGGCGTTCACCACGCCGATGTCGCCCCGGCCCGCTCGGCCACCCTAGCGCTGAACCTGCGCTTCTAGGCTTTCCGGAGACTTCGTTCTTGCTGCTGCACATCCCCGAAGTCTTCAGCAAGGACGAGGTCGCTCGCCTCCGCAGCATCCTCGACGCCGGTCCCTGGGCGGACGGCAACGCCACCTCGGGCCACCTCTCGGCCCGCGCCAAGAACAACGCCCAGCTGCCCGAAGAGAGTCCGCAGGCCCGCGAGGTGGGCGCCCTGATCCAGCAGGTGCTTCAGGCCAATCCGATGTTCGTATCGGCGGCTCTTCCGCACACGGTCTTTCCGCCGCTGTTCAACCGCTACGAGGGCGGTCAGGCCTTCGGCGCCCACGTCGACAACGCCATCCGGGTCCACCCTTCGGGCCTGCGCATCCGCTCCGATCTGTCGGCGACCCTCTTTTTGTCAGAGCCCACTGACTACGACGGCGGCGAACTGACCGTCGAGACCGCCTATGGTCCGCATACGGTCAAACTCCCGGCCGGTGACATGGTCCTCTATCCTTCGCGGAGCCTGCACCATGTGACCCCGGTGACGCGCGGCGCCCGCGTCGCCAGTTTCTTCTGGGTCCAGTCCCTGATCGCCGACGACCAGGACCGCGAGACCCTGTTCCAGCTGGACATCGCCATCCAGCGCGTGGCGGTCGACAAGGGGCCCAGCGATCAGGCCGTGCTGGAACTGACTGGCGTCTATCACAACCTGCTCAGGCGCTGGTCCGAGGTCTGACCGTCCAAGTTCCCCGGGCGCTTCAGCCTTCGCTGGGTGAACGGATGGAGGTCTACCAGCTCAACGACAGTCCCGCCCGCACGATGCGCGGCGGCCCATAGCCCGCCACCCCGTCGCCGGTTTCCGACACCTCGACCCCGGCATCGAACAGATTGTCCGCCGCCACCCAGGCGACGACGCCCGTTCGCACCTCATACTCGGCCCGCGCATCCAGCGTCGTCGCGGAATCCAGCACCCGGCTGTTCAGGTCGTCCTCGAACCGCGCGCTTTCGTAGCGCACCCGCCCGACCAGGGTCAGCCGATCCAGAACCCGCCAGTCCGCCCCCGCCGATATGCTCCACTCCGGCGCCTGGGCTGGCCGCAGCCCCGTCAGCTGCGCCGCCGCCGTCCCGCCATCGACCTGCGCATCCGTCCAGGACACCGCCGCGTCGAACGACAGCCGATCCCCGACCCGATGCTTCGCCGTCAGCTCCACACCCGTCGCCTCGATGGTTCCCGCGTTCTGGCGTTGTCTCAGAACCCCGCCCGCCGGCACGAATCCCGCCCTCGGGAAGGTTCCCGGCCCGACGCCGATGGTCACATTGACGATGGCGTCCTCGATCCGATTCCAGAACACGGTCGCTCCCAGCGACGTCGCCTCACGATCCCACGCCAGCCCCGCCTCGACCCCCTGCAAGGTCTCCGGAACCAAAGCCGCATTGGCCTCGGTCAGGTCGTTCCCGACCCGGAACGGCCGATGCAGTTCGTTTAATGTCGCCGGCCTGAACCCGGAATAGGCCGCCGCACGGCTTGCCCATCCGCCGCCCAGATCGCGCCGCACGGCCAGCCGAGCCGACACCACCTCGCCCGACCGTTCCAGATCGCTCTCGTCCAGCGTCGGCAGCCCTGTCGCCAGATCGCGCTCGATCCGTCGCCCGTTGGCGTTCTCCCAGCCGTCGATGCGCAATCCTCCCGCCACCAACCACGGCCCGCCCGTCCACGACGCCTCGCCGTAGGCCCCGATCACCGCGGTCTCGCCGCCCGCCACACGATCGCGCGTAAAGGCGCCCGCCCCAGCCACGGTCATGTAACGGAACAGCTCCCGCGTCTCGCCCGCGTTGAATCGCGCGTCGGCCCCCAGCTCCCACTCCAGCAGCCCACCGCCCCAATCGACATCGACCTGCCGCACAGCGACGTTGGCGCCCCAGCCCTCGGCCGGGGTTGCGAACTGGTCGTTCGCCGGCGACGTCGATCCGCGCCCCGCCACCACCGCGACCGAGGTGTTGGCGAAGTCGCTCTCCCGCCGCCACACCTGCGCCCGCCAGCCCAGCCTCTCGGCCGACGGCCTACGCGACACCGTCGCCGAATAGCTCTGCCCCGTCGCCGACGACCGCGCCCCGGCCAGACCCGACCCGCGATCCTCGTCGTAGGCCGAGGCGCGCAGCGACAGGGCCGTCGCATCGGCCAAGGCCACATCCGCCCGCAGCGACCCGCTCAACGTCGCCAGGTCCAGCGGCGTATCGGCCGCCCCCGCCGCCGCGCCGCGCACGGGCACATAGCCGTCGCTCAGCTCCCGTTGCACCGACCCGGTCAGGGAGAACCGTCCCGCGCTCAGCGTCGTCGCCGCCGCCAGCCTCTGCCCGCCATAGTCGGCGCTAGACACGTCCAGCGCTCCGCCGTCCGTGTCCCGCTCGCGCAGCTGGATCACCCCCGTCAGAGCCCCGGCCCCATAGGATCCTGCGCCCGCGCCCCGCACGATATCCAGCCCCGACAAGCTCTCCGGCGCGACCTGGGACCACAGCACCCAGCCCCCGAACGGATCGTTCAGCGGCACGCCGTCCAGCGTCACCAGCGTCCGCCCCGCGCCCGACGGCGCGATGGCCCGGAGCGAAATCCCCTGCGTGGTCGGATTGGCCGCGAGACTGGACGTGCGCCGGAACAGGCTGACCGCCGGCACCGTCTGCAGCGCCTCATCGATCCGCGTCGCCCGGCCCAGCACTCGCTCATCCAGCCGGATCACCGAGAAGGCCGCGTCTCCAGCCGCAGGCGGTAGTCGGGCAGCGGTGACGACAATGTCGGGAAGGTCGGCGGGGGCGTCCTGGAACATGCCCGACCGAATACCCCGCAACCGCTACGGTTGCTTGTCCGGCGACGATCTTTTCGTCGCTTGCGCCATCAGGTCATAGCCGCCCCAGCACCTCCGCCGCGAAGGCGGACAGCGTGTCGTCTCGCGCCCCCATCACCACGATCCGGTCGCCCGGTTTCGCCAGGTCCACGATCCGGTCCCCACACGCCGCCCGGTCGTGCAGGGCCTCGGCGTTTCGCCCCTCGGCCCGGACGCCCGCCGCAATGTCGTCCGACCCCACGCTGCGATCCGTGGTGCCGCCGTAGTAGACCGGCTCCGGCATCACCAGCACGTCGTCGGATTTCAGCAGCCCGGCGAAGGTCTCGATGAACTCGCGCTGCATCAGCTTCAGCGGCCCGAACCCGTGCGGCTGGAACATCACGAGCAGTCGCCCGTCGAAGGCGTGCAGGGTCTTCAGCGTCGCCGAGATCTTGTCCGGGTTATGGGCGAAGTCGTCGATGACGGTGATTCCGTTCGCCGTCCCCACCACCTCCATCCGCCGCTTGATCCCGCCGAAGCTCTCCAGCGACCGCGCCGCCTCCTCCAGCGGCACGCCCAGCGCCCGCACCGCCCCCAGCGCCGCCAGCGCATTGGCGACATTGTGCGCCCCTGGGACGTTCAGCGTCATCGCGATCCGCGTCCCACTCGACCGCTCCGTCAGGTCGAAGGTCATGCCGGCGGGGAGGGGCTTCAGGTCGTGGGCGGCGTAGTCCGCCGCATCATTGCCGAGCGCGAAGGTCAGCACCGCCCCGGCCCGTCCGTCATCCACCATCGTCTGGGCCAAGGCCGCCGTCTCCACGTTGTCGAGGTTCAGCACCGCCGTCCGCGCCCGGCCGGTGAAGCCGCCAAACAGGTCGCGCAACTCCTCCATCGACTTGTGGTCCAGCGAGATGTTCGACACCACCGCCACCGTCGGATCGTACCGGGCGATGGAGCCGTCCGACTCATCCACCTCGGCCACGAACAGGTCGGCGCCGCCGACCAGAGCGCTGGCGAACGGATGGTCCGCATCGGCGAAGTTTCGCATCACCGCCCCGTTCATCACGGTCGGCTCGCGCCCGGCCTGCGACAGGATCCAGGCGATCATCCCGGTGATGGTCGACTTGCCGCTGGTCCCCGCCACCCCCACCGAGGTCGGCGCCGCGTTGAAGATCTGGCTCAACAGCTGGGGCCGCGTGACGATCTCCGCCCCGACCCGTTTCGCCGCCCCGATGTCCGGCACCGTGTCCTCGACCGCGCCGGTCGCCACCACGATCTGGTCGCCGCGCACGCCTGACCCGTCCTGCGGATGCAGCGTCACCCCGTGCGCCCGCAGCCAGTCAAACTTCTCCGGCGTCCGGCCTTGGTCCAGCGCCCGGTCCGAGCCCTCGATCGCGGCGCCGCGCGCCTGCACGATCATGGCCAGGGGCAGCATGCCCGACCCGCCGATGCCGCAGAAGAAATAGGAGACGTTGTTGGCCATTCCGCCTTAGAACAGAGGTTCGGGGCCCCGCGCCACTGTCTTTTGCCGCCAGCCTTCCGGAGCGTCCGTGACCGATCTCGCCAAGCTCACCAACGGCTTCAAGATCGGCGCCGTCTGCGTCAGCTCCCGCTTCAATCCCGCCCGCGCCGAGGCGGTCGAGAGCTGGATGGCCGAACACTATCCGGATGGGCCGGTCCGCGTCGTCTTTCACCCTTCCAGCTTTTCGAAGTCCGGCCACTTCGCCGGCGACGACCAAACCCGCGCCGACGCCTTCGTCGAATACGCCAACGACCCGCACATTCACGCCGTCTGGTTCGCGCGCGGCGGCTACGGCTCCTGCCGCGTGGCCGAGAGCATCATTCCGCGCCTGACCGATGTCGCGCGTCGCAAGCGCTACCTCGGCTATTCCGACGCCGGCAGCCTGATGGCCGCCCTCTACAAGGCCGGCTTCCCCCATGTCGCGCACGGGCCCATGGCCTCCGATTCCGTCCGCCGCGACGAGACGGCGGAAGGCGCTCTTTCCTGGCTGGTGACCGGCGAGACCCCCTGGTTCGAGCCCTCCCTCCAGACCGACCCGCGCCCTGCCGTGGCCTTCAACCTGACCGTCCTCGACCAGCTTCTCGGCACCCCGCTGGAGCCCGACCTGACCGGCCACGTCCTGATGCTGGAGGACGTGTCGGAGGCCGCCTATCGCATCGACCGGATGATGTTCCACCTGACCAGCCAGGCCTCGATCCGCCGCGTCGCCGGCATCCGCGCGGGTCGCTTCACCGACGTCACCCCGAACGAGCCCGACTTCGGCCAGACCGGCGAACAGATCGTCCAGTACTGGTGCGAGCGGTCGGGCATCCCCTACCTCGGGACCGCCGACATCGCCCACGACAGCCAGAACAAGGTCGTGCCGTTCGGGCCGCGATGATCACGGACGAGCAACTCCCGGCCAACGTTCGGTTCACCGAATGGTTGTCGCCGGCGCTTGCCACGGCCCGCTTCGCGCGTTCTCTTCCGGACGGGCGCGGTTTTAACGCCTTGGACGCAGAGATCGTCGAAGCATGATCGCAACCCGACTGTCCCAGGGCTTCGGTCTCGTCCTCGCTGGGCTTCTCTTTCTGTTCTTCGTGATCTCGCCGGGAGTTGTGGACCCAGAGTTTGCGGGGATGATCTATGCCGTGCTCGCTCTTGTGGTGGGCGTGCTGTTCGCTGGCCTCTTCTTTGCTCTGCGTCTCGCGACCGGAGGATCGACGATCTTCTGGAGCGGGACGCGCCCGCCGACCCGACAGGTCCGATGGATATTCGCCATGATCGGCACGGCGCTCGCGATTCAGTTGAGCGCCGGCGGGATCCTCGAGCTTGGTGGGTGGCTCAATGAGGAGACGTCCACAGCGCTGGCTCTTCTTGTCTGGACGACCGTGCCAGCGACCTTTCTGGTTTCGAGACGCGTCGAATGGCCCAGGCGGCTCAAAAAAGCTTCGGTAAGACGGCTGGTTCTGACTG
Proteins encoded in this window:
- a CDS encoding LD-carboxypeptidase, translating into MTDLAKLTNGFKIGAVCVSSRFNPARAEAVESWMAEHYPDGPVRVVFHPSSFSKSGHFAGDDQTRADAFVEYANDPHIHAVWFARGGYGSCRVAESIIPRLTDVARRKRYLGYSDAGSLMAALYKAGFPHVAHGPMASDSVRRDETAEGALSWLVTGETPWFEPSLQTDPRPAVAFNLTVLDQLLGTPLEPDLTGHVLMLEDVSEAAYRIDRMMFHLTSQASIRRVAGIRAGRFTDVTPNEPDFGQTGEQIVQYWCERSGIPYLGTADIAHDSQNKVVPFGPR
- a CDS encoding Mur ligase family protein codes for the protein MANNVSYFFCGIGGSGMLPLAMIVQARGAAIEGSDRALDQGRTPEKFDWLRAHGVTLHPQDGSGVRGDQIVVATGAVEDTVPDIGAAKRVGAEIVTRPQLLSQIFNAAPTSVGVAGTSGKSTITGMIAWILSQAGREPTVMNGAVMRNFADADHPFASALVGGADLFVAEVDESDGSIARYDPTVAVVSNISLDHKSMEELRDLFGGFTGRARTAVLNLDNVETAALAQTMVDDGRAGAVLTFALGNDAADYAAHDLKPLPAGMTFDLTERSSGTRIAMTLNVPGAHNVANALAALGAVRALGVPLEEAARSLESFGGIKRRMEVVGTANGITVIDDFAHNPDKISATLKTLHAFDGRLLVMFQPHGFGPLKLMQREFIETFAGLLKSDDVLVMPEPVYYGGTTDRSVGSDDIAAGVRAEGRNAEALHDRAACGDRIVDLAKPGDRIVVMGARDDTLSAFAAEVLGRL
- a CDS encoding Fe2+-dependent dioxygenase yields the protein MLLHIPEVFSKDEVARLRSILDAGPWADGNATSGHLSARAKNNAQLPEESPQAREVGALIQQVLQANPMFVSAALPHTVFPPLFNRYEGGQAFGAHVDNAIRVHPSGLRIRSDLSATLFLSEPTDYDGGELTVETAYGPHTVKLPAGDMVLYPSRSLHHVTPVTRGARVASFFWVQSLIADDQDRETLFQLDIAIQRVAVDKGPSDQAVLELTGVYHNLLRRWSEV
- a CDS encoding TonB-dependent receptor, which gives rise to MFQDAPADLPDIVVTAARLPPAAGDAAFSVIRLDERVLGRATRIDEALQTVPAVSLFRRTSSLAANPTTQGISLRAIAPSGAGRTLVTLDGVPLNDPFGGWVLWSQVAPESLSGLDIVRGAGAGSYGAGALTGVIQLRERDTDGGALDVSSADYGGQRLAAATTLSAGRFSLTGSVQRELSDGYVPVRGAAAGAADTPLDLATLSGSLRADVALADATALSLRASAYDEDRGSGLAGARSSATGQSYSATVSRRPSAERLGWRAQVWRRESDFANTSVAVVAGRGSTSPANDQFATPAEGWGANVAVRQVDVDWGGGLLEWELGADARFNAGETRELFRYMTVAGAGAFTRDRVAGGETAVIGAYGEASWTGGPWLVAGGLRIDGWENANGRRIERDLATGLPTLDESDLERSGEVVSARLAVRRDLGGGWASRAAAYSGFRPATLNELHRPFRVGNDLTEANAALVPETLQGVEAGLAWDREATSLGATVFWNRIEDAIVNVTIGVGPGTFPRAGFVPAGGVLRQRQNAGTIEATGVELTAKHRVGDRLSFDAAVSWTDAQVDGGTAAAQLTGLRPAQAPEWSISAGADWRVLDRLTLVGRVRYESARFEDDLNSRVLDSATTLDARAEYEVRTGVVAWVAADNLFDAGVEVSETGDGVAGYGPPRIVRAGLSLSW
- a CDS encoding alpha-E domain-containing protein encodes the protein MLSRTAEALYWTGRYMERADFLARILEAAVRLAALPARDGAAATAWASAIASAGVSRQFAASARTPSEKSVREYLAFAPDNPSSIRACITAARTNARSVRTALTIELWEAINGAWNGLNEFGEPTKRDDFVRFLEWVKNVSLAVEGASSRTMLRNDAYWFLRLGMAIERADNTARLLDVKYHLLLPAGERVGGQLDYFQWTTLLREVSALTAYRWVYRESVRPWLVADLMVLNRQMPRSLASCQGMIVSYLDRLATDYGRRGPAQRLASARLTRFNETNIEEIFQSGLHEYILAFLSENNALATAIHDQYLV
- a CDS encoding CPBP family intramembrane glutamic endopeptidase, with amino-acid sequence MIATRLSQGFGLVLAGLLFLFFVISPGVVDPEFAGMIYAVLALVVGVLFAGLFFALRLATGGSTIFWSGTRPPTRQVRWIFAMIGTALAIQLSAGGILELGGWLNEETSTALALLVWTTVPATFLVSRRVEWPRRLKKASVRRLVLTGVVALGSAAAVSQLKFAAAPADYVLPSALPLLIGLCGILVMATAEEVVMRLLLLTALLDLTRSRFNALFLSSLVFALVHVPLEFAQTIIQMDWPYLLSSAVAYLPAFLMQMLMGLFLGVLWMRTGSISLIALTHAIANVGPALL
- a CDS encoding peptidase; amino-acid sequence: MTYCVGMLVNEGLAMIADTRTNAGVDNISSYKKLHVTEVTGDRVISIATAGNLSVTQTALAMLAEGVVMPGHDEPETLLTAPSLFRAAQLAGYCLNQVRQDLQPTVQADALKITASMLLGGQIKGGKMGLYLIYAQGNFIECGADTPYLQIGELKYGKPILDRALRPNTPMSDAVKLGLISFDSTIRSNIAVGPPFDMIVVPRDALHGEQRRIEADDPYFKDLGRRWSEALAKAHRAMPPPPWMEDAPMATRPSIAAVG
- a CDS encoding transglutaminase family protein codes for the protein MRIRIDHETRYAYDRAARFIVQVLRLTPRSTEGQQVRDWRIETDVDAHLRRSEDAFGNIVHTLYTERPTNGLMVRVTGEIATVNTGGVLRGNPERLSPLVFLRDTPLTHADAALRALAAEVGEGGDTLSRLHRLMSLIHGQVAFMVGSTTADHTAADAYAQRKGVCQDHAQIFIAAARRMGVPARYISGHLHRRDGVEHQEAAHAWAEAYVEDLGWVGFDPANGICPTEHYVRVASGLDALGASPIRGSTYGGGRETMTVALRVRQMQQTQQQQQSQSRS
- a CDS encoding TonB-dependent siderophore receptor, giving the protein MSSSNAQVLRVLLGASTAAGMLCAAPAFASEPEAVATADPVQETQATSTLETVDVDGRRVRREPASPRFTSDVVDTPRAVTVIPKQIIEQTGATSLQDLLRTSPGITFGAGEGGQPLADRPFIRGQASANNVFLDGIRDTGGQQREVFALEQVEVIKGPDSVYSGRGSGGGAINLSTKSPRLERFTTVSLGGGTDGYLRGTVDWNAPLSDTAALRINLMAAEGDVPGRDAVDYDKWGVLVSTGIGLGTDTSLTASYYHLTSNQMPDYGIPLFTKIGVRTTDSGILDVPYDSFYGLTARDYLVGETDAFTLDFRKRLSDAITIRNVSRYSESLNDYVVTNPGDGGNTTSAPPGVALVNGVYWMKRGLKSRWNPTKTLSNVTDIFGTADWGGVTHSYDLGLELSRERNNNASWTVTTLSGSACPAPLTGFDCTPLYDPNPSDPWTGTIVKGVVSTNLAETTGLYAFDSIAIGERWIVNLGVRYDDYSVEGTDVTGTVAAPVATSRNGQWDFVNYQLGVVYKPSRNASIYASWSTSSTPPTIAAGDQNAGNGQGTGNLVNVLLEPEDTTSYEIGGKLSLFRQQLLLSAAAFRLTRENAQVQISTGVYAQVGEVEVQGVELGVSGNVTPRWQVFGGYTYMDSELVRGAFNGINTGDPLANTPEHAFSLFSTYTITDRFSAGGGVYYVSKSFGGNQGGAGGGANRIYAPEYTRVDLFASYDLNDRASLQLNVQNAGDEAYIIRTNGVHHADVAPARSATLALNLRF